One Pseudomonas rhizophila DNA window includes the following coding sequences:
- a CDS encoding chromosome segregation protein SMC: MNDIQKLKDRREQLTSEVERLRAEFLHYETALAAPESIQRGRERDVQDQYADRKRKCDSLDFEINQLNQKIVRRENIANHETLMAGYRDAMATWKADEHELNEKRQSVSTRLNEIRQQATDEMAKARQAETEAATAYAQAVAWGDTDGEKTANADAQKAAKTLATVAEHNRRQQLIISALEQELDTIDQHIAEAQREHQKIEKNALHLANAVLEEKWNEAAQALLDVGGKLCAARRMIDRDPVALLKLNVPEQGENFSSWDWSDLSERSVRYKVQDVLAL; encoded by the coding sequence ATGAACGACATCCAAAAACTGAAAGACCGCCGTGAACAACTGACCTCCGAAGTGGAACGCCTGCGAGCCGAATTCTTGCACTATGAGACCGCTCTAGCCGCCCCCGAGTCTATCCAGCGAGGCCGGGAGCGGGACGTGCAGGATCAGTACGCCGACCGGAAAAGAAAATGTGATTCACTGGACTTTGAAATCAATCAGTTAAATCAAAAAATTGTTCGACGCGAAAACATCGCCAATCACGAAACCCTGATGGCGGGCTACCGCGACGCCATGGCGACGTGGAAAGCCGACGAGCACGAGCTCAACGAAAAGCGCCAGAGTGTCAGCACACGCCTGAATGAAATCCGTCAGCAAGCCACAGACGAAATGGCGAAGGCTCGTCAGGCCGAGACAGAAGCGGCGACTGCCTATGCCCAGGCTGTCGCGTGGGGCGACACAGATGGCGAGAAGACGGCTAATGCTGACGCCCAAAAAGCCGCGAAAACCCTCGCGACTGTAGCCGAGCACAACCGTCGTCAGCAGTTGATCATCAGCGCTCTGGAACAAGAGCTGGACACCATCGACCAGCACATCGCTGAAGCGCAGCGAGAACACCAGAAGATTGAGAAAAACGCGCTACACCTCGCCAACGCCGTGCTTGAAGAGAAGTGGAATGAGGCCGCTCAAGCGTTGCTTGATGTAGGCGGAAAACTTTGCGCAGCGCGTCGAATGATCGACCGAGATCCGGTTGCGCTGCTCAAGCTCAACGTTCCAGAGCAAGGCGAAAATTTCAGCAGTTGGGACTGGAGTGACCTGTCGGAGCGCTCAGTGCGGTACAAGGTGCAAGACGTGCTGGCTTTGTAA